Proteins co-encoded in one Spirosoma endbachense genomic window:
- a CDS encoding polysaccharide deacetylase family protein: MTRKFLLSCLLLAGLYPADAQVNPPRLIIRGDDMGYSHAGNEAILKCYKDGIEKSIEVLVPSPWFPEAVEMLKQIPNADIGIHLTLTSEWDNIKWRPLSDCPSLRDADGYFYPMVRPNKNYPKRSVVENDWKLADVEKEFRAQIELAFKKIPKISHFSGHMGCTSLNDEVKALVKKLAQEYHVPHYDMSLAKSGVTYTGYIGDHATFEEKLQSFTKMLESLEPGKTYLFVDHPGLDTPEVRAIHHIGYENVAIDRQGVTDIWTSPRVKELIKVKGIQLIGYNNLTK, from the coding sequence ATGACTAGAAAATTTCTGCTTTCATGCCTGCTTCTGGCAGGTCTATATCCGGCTGATGCTCAGGTAAATCCTCCCCGTCTGATCATTCGTGGTGATGACATGGGTTATTCGCACGCGGGCAATGAAGCGATTCTGAAATGCTATAAAGACGGGATCGAAAAATCAATCGAAGTACTTGTGCCTTCGCCCTGGTTTCCGGAAGCCGTCGAGATGCTGAAACAGATTCCGAATGCGGACATTGGCATTCATTTAACACTGACCAGCGAGTGGGATAATATTAAGTGGCGACCGCTGTCCGACTGCCCCAGCCTTCGCGATGCTGATGGCTATTTTTACCCCATGGTTCGCCCAAACAAAAATTATCCTAAGCGTTCGGTGGTAGAAAATGACTGGAAACTGGCCGATGTAGAAAAAGAATTTCGGGCTCAAATAGAGCTGGCGTTCAAGAAAATTCCCAAAATAAGCCACTTCTCCGGCCATATGGGTTGTACCAGTCTGAATGACGAGGTGAAAGCACTTGTTAAGAAGTTAGCGCAGGAATACCATGTTCCTCACTACGATATGAGCCTGGCCAAGTCGGGAGTTACCTATACGGGTTATATAGGGGACCATGCGACTTTTGAAGAAAAACTACAAAGTTTTACGAAGATGCTCGAAAGCCTCGAACCTGGGAAAACCTATCTGTTCGTCGATCATCCTGGGCTTGATACGCCCGAAGTGCGGGCCATTCATCACATTGGTTATGAGAACGTTGCTATTGACCGCCAGGGTGTAACGGATATCTGGACCAGCCCACGTGTGAAAGAACTGATCAAAGTCAAAGGTATTCAGCTAATTGGCTACAATAACCTGACTAAATAA
- a CDS encoding polysaccharide deacetylase family protein has product MISRNLFPFLAAICLSTFIARGLSGCQSKGSDTAETTDSTAVTDAPKAGKPAEAKAETTPTVDPASIPANKIADAATILARPQVPILCYHQIRDWRASDSQTSKDYIIPVAAFREQMQMLADSGYHTILPDQLYAYMTTGAPLPKKPVMLTFDDGDLDQYTVAAPELEKHGFKGTFFIMTVAIGRHGKQPYMDKTQIKDLSDRGHTIGAHTWDHHNVKKYQGDDWKIQIEEPNAKLESIVGKPIKYFAYPFGLWNKAALPELQKRGYLAAFTLADKRDDQMPLFTVRRIIAGGQWKTKTMYRNMIQSFDDK; this is encoded by the coding sequence ATGATTTCGCGTAACTTATTTCCATTCCTGGCAGCAATCTGTCTGTCTACGTTTATAGCCCGTGGCTTATCTGGATGCCAATCCAAAGGGTCCGATACGGCCGAAACAACAGACTCGACGGCTGTGACAGATGCGCCCAAAGCCGGGAAACCAGCTGAGGCTAAAGCCGAAACAACACCCACGGTTGATCCGGCAAGCATTCCGGCCAATAAAATCGCCGATGCGGCAACCATTCTGGCGCGTCCTCAGGTTCCGATTCTTTGTTATCACCAAATTCGCGACTGGCGGGCCAGTGATTCGCAAACGTCGAAAGATTACATTATACCCGTAGCGGCTTTCCGCGAGCAAATGCAGATGCTGGCCGACAGCGGTTACCATACCATATTGCCCGATCAGCTTTATGCGTATATGACCACAGGTGCACCGTTACCTAAAAAGCCGGTCATGCTTACCTTCGATGATGGCGACCTTGATCAATACACCGTTGCGGCTCCAGAACTCGAAAAACATGGCTTTAAGGGTACGTTTTTTATCATGACGGTTGCTATTGGCCGACATGGTAAGCAGCCCTACATGGATAAGACCCAGATCAAAGATCTGTCGGATCGCGGCCATACGATTGGGGCGCATACGTGGGATCACCACAACGTAAAAAAATACCAGGGCGACGACTGGAAAATTCAGATTGAAGAGCCTAATGCCAAACTGGAAAGCATTGTCGGTAAGCCGATCAAATACTTCGCGTATCCGTTTGGACTTTGGAATAAAGCGGCCCTTCCTGAGTTGCAAAAGCGGGGTTATCTGGCAGCCTTTACGCTGGCTGACAAGCGCGATGACCAGATGCCGTTGTTTACAGTCCGGCGCATTATTGCGGGTGGGCAGTGGAAAACGAAAACCATGTATCGGAACATGATCCAGAGTTTTGATGATAAATAA
- a CDS encoding ThuA domain-containing protein, translating to MLRKFLKILLGLVLFLALLVGGFVVFGMYVTRQLPWQKPIFDTVRPADPGQVGDKGVLIFSKTNGFRHESIEPGIEALKKAGKEKGWDVRTTENGAFFTDDYLRRFKVVVFLSTTGDILTADQEKVFENFIENGGGYVGIHAASDTEYSWDWYDHLLGTHFRDHPLYPEHTPEAELITDIRTHPTTKHLPAKWRKADEWYNFKQSVRGKDSIQVLLTLNEASYKATWPKAMGGDHPISWTNVVGKGRVFYTGMGHTNETFTDPNAMPHIVAGIEWAGRFE from the coding sequence ATGCTGCGTAAATTCCTGAAAATCCTACTGGGCCTGGTCTTATTTCTGGCTCTGTTAGTAGGTGGGTTCGTTGTGTTTGGCATGTATGTTACCCGTCAGCTTCCCTGGCAAAAGCCCATATTCGACACCGTTCGACCAGCCGATCCTGGCCAGGTTGGTGATAAAGGCGTTTTGATTTTCTCGAAAACCAACGGTTTCCGCCACGAATCGATTGAGCCGGGTATCGAAGCACTGAAAAAAGCTGGAAAGGAAAAAGGCTGGGACGTTAGAACCACGGAGAACGGTGCGTTTTTCACTGATGATTACCTGCGTCGGTTCAAAGTGGTTGTATTTCTCTCCACTACAGGCGACATTCTGACTGCGGATCAGGAAAAAGTGTTCGAAAACTTTATCGAAAATGGTGGTGGTTACGTAGGTATTCATGCAGCCTCCGACACCGAGTATAGCTGGGATTGGTATGATCACCTGTTGGGTACGCACTTCCGCGATCACCCCCTGTATCCCGAACATACGCCTGAGGCTGAGCTAATTACCGACATCCGTACGCACCCTACCACAAAGCACTTACCCGCCAAATGGCGGAAAGCCGATGAATGGTATAACTTCAAACAAAGCGTTCGGGGAAAAGACAGCATTCAGGTATTACTGACGTTGAACGAAGCCTCTTATAAAGCAACCTGGCCTAAAGCGATGGGTGGTGATCATCCGATTTCATGGACCAATGTGGTTGGGAAAGGGCGTGTTTTTTATACGGGCATGGGGCATACCAACGAAACCTTCACAGACCCAAACGCAATGCCGCATATAGTTGCTGGTATCGAATGGGCAGGACGGTTTGAGTAA
- a CDS encoding sugar phosphate isomerase/epimerase family protein yields MTQSRREFLNQLGLAAAGMSLSTVFPSPTMASTDAKKFSFDISLAEFSFAGELMSGKMTNMDFPARAKNDFGINVLEYVSMFFNNKHTDQSYLKELKQRCDDLGLKNNLIMVDGANIADLDATKRQQAVEAHYAWVDAARYLGCSSIRVNFGDTSKAISGAADDPADEAAKTAADGYHKLLEYAAKSSMNVIVENHFGNSTDIDWLVGILKQVNMPNAGLLPDFGNFCRQRSKPETNDIKGIMGTKCIQEYDRYEGVKKMMPYAKGISAKTHKFDANGNETETDFRRMFKIIKDGGFKGYVGIEYEGGIMSMYNPTGGYLPSAEGIKATKTLLERVRTELA; encoded by the coding sequence ATGACACAATCTCGTCGCGAATTTCTAAATCAGCTCGGTCTGGCAGCCGCAGGTATGAGCCTGTCAACCGTTTTCCCATCGCCAACCATGGCCAGTACGGACGCGAAAAAATTCAGTTTCGATATTTCGCTGGCCGAGTTTTCGTTTGCCGGAGAACTGATGTCGGGCAAGATGACAAACATGGATTTTCCGGCCAGGGCCAAAAACGATTTTGGCATCAATGTGCTCGAATATGTTTCCATGTTTTTCAACAATAAGCATACCGATCAGTCTTACCTGAAAGAACTTAAACAACGATGCGATGACCTCGGCCTGAAAAACAACCTCATCATGGTTGATGGGGCTAATATTGCCGATCTGGACGCAACCAAACGCCAGCAGGCCGTGGAAGCACACTATGCCTGGGTCGATGCGGCCAGGTACCTGGGCTGTAGTTCGATCCGGGTCAATTTCGGCGACACGTCAAAAGCCATTTCGGGTGCTGCCGATGATCCGGCCGATGAAGCCGCCAAAACCGCAGCCGATGGCTATCATAAATTACTGGAATATGCCGCCAAATCGAGCATGAACGTCATTGTCGAAAATCACTTTGGTAATTCAACCGATATCGACTGGCTGGTGGGCATTCTTAAGCAGGTAAACATGCCCAATGCCGGTTTACTGCCCGACTTCGGCAACTTCTGCAGGCAGCGTAGCAAACCCGAAACCAACGACATCAAAGGCATAATGGGCACCAAATGCATTCAGGAATATGATCGCTATGAAGGCGTAAAAAAAATGATGCCCTACGCCAAAGGTATCAGCGCGAAAACGCACAAGTTCGATGCGAATGGCAATGAAACTGAAACTGATTTTCGGCGCATGTTCAAGATCATCAAAGATGGTGGATTTAAGGGTTATGTAGGCATAGAATACGAAGGGGGTATCATGAGTATGTACAATCCAACGGGTGGCTATCTGCCGAGTGCCGAAGGGATCAAAGCAACCAAAACGCTGCTTGAGCGGGTCCGAACAGAACTTGCCTAA